A single genomic interval of Daucus carota subsp. sativus chromosome 1, DH1 v3.0, whole genome shotgun sequence harbors:
- the LOC108203683 gene encoding protein RRC1 isoform X1, translated as MSSFSITRKKTPFQKHREEEEAKKKRAEDETARLYAEFVESFQDDSVPGSKTFVRGGTINPNDKLKTDTEGGNSKDGVSGSKKGSRYVPSFLPPPMATKGKDFEKKKEDERPKEKEKGKSRNIDHFMEELKHEQEMRERRNQEREHWRDGRHTDNSSLSSRFDELPDDFDPSGKPGSFDDGDPQTTNLYVGNLAPQVDESFLLRTFGRFGPIASVKIMWPRTEEERRRQRNCGFVAFMNRADGQAAKDEMQGVIVYEYELKIGWGKSVSLPSQALPAPPPGHMAIRSKEGATVILSGPSGPPVTSVPSQNSELVLTPNVPDIKVTLPEDDHLRHVIDTMALYILDGGCAFEQAIMERGRGNPLFSFLFELGSKEHTYYVWRLYSFAQGDTLQRWRTEPFIMITGSGRWIPPPLPIAKSPELEKESGSTYAAGRSRRIEPERTLTDSQRDEFEDMLRALTLERSQIKEAMGFALDNADAAGEIVEVLTESLTLKETPIPTKVARLMLVSDILHNSSAPVKNASAYRTKFEATLPDIVESFNDLYRSISGRITAEALKERVLKVLQVWADWFLFSDAYVNGLRATFLRSGSGGVVPFHSICGDAPELEKKINPGDTSDAIKTNQDAALAMGKGAATQELLNLPIGELERRCRHNGLSLVGGRETMVARLLYLEEAEKQRGYELNDDLKYAQIHSSSGRYAGGQKETITEMESAGSSALIRNRVDELPSQGKGSGILAPTIPIPQPELRAFTDKGRNEPMLTASKWARDDDERDDEQNTSTRDLGLTYSSSGSENANDEIHKSVEVDMTTDASVLVHPDTGITEEQRQILRRIEVSLIEYRESLEDRGIKDVAEIEKKVAIHRKHLESEFGLVHSNENAPISKKPSSDRRERRDESRESSRKRTRSHSRSRSPQRKSSRDKERENEGDRDKERHRDRAHELESERRRDREKSGSRERDDGRDKGRERDRDRRRRMK; from the exons GTATGTTCCATCTTTCTTACCACCTCCAATGGCAACCAAGGGAAAAGATTTTGAGAAAAAG AAGGAGGATGAGAGGCCTAAGGAAAAAGAGAAAGGGAAATCTCGGAATATTGATCATTTTATGGAAGAATTAAAGCACGAGCAAGAAATGAGGGAACGGCGCAACCAAGAGCGTGAACACTGGCGTGATGGTCGTCATACTGATAACTCTTCT CTGTCCAGCAGATTTGATGAGCTGCCTGATGATTTTGATCCCAGTGGTAAGCCTGGCTCATTTGATGATGGAGATCCACAAACAACAAATCTATATGTGGGGAATCTTGCGCCCCAG GTAGATGAGAGTTTTCTTCTCCGTACTTTTGGAAGATTTGGACCTATTGCCAGTGTGAAAATAATGTGGCCCAGAACAGAAGAGGAACGTAGACGACAAAGAAACTGTGGGTTTGTAGCTTTTATGAACAGAGCGGATGGACAGGCTGCTAAAGATGAGATGCAAG GGGTTATTGTTTATGAATATGAGTTAAAGATTGGGTGGGGCAAATCTGTTTCCCTTCCATCACAAGCGCTGCCTGCTCCACCTCCAGGACATATGGCTATCAGGAGTAAAGAG GGTGCAACTGTCATCTTATCTGGTCCATCCGGCCCTCCTGTGACTTCAGTACCGAGCCAGAACTCTGAATTG GTTCTTACTCCTAATGTGCCAGATATAAAGGTTACTCTTCCTGAAGATGATCATCTTCGCCATGTAATCGATACAATGGCTCTCTACATTCTGGATGGAGGTTGCGCTTTTGAGCAAGCTATTATGGAGAGAGGCCGCGGAAATCCTCTTTTCtcgtttttgtttgaacttGGATCGAAGGAGCATACCTACTATGTCTGGAGGTTGTACTCCTTTGCGCAG GGTGATACACTTCAGCGCTGGCGAACTGAGCCTTTTATCATGATAACCGGTAGCGGGAG atgGATTCCCCCTCCTCTGCCAATTGCTAAAAGCCCAGAGCTTGAAAAGGAGTCTGGATCTACATATGCTGCTGGTAGAAGCAGG CGTATAGAGCCCGAACGGACACTTACTGATTCTCAAAGAGATGAATTTGAAGATATGCTGCGGGCCTTGACTTTAGAAAGAAGTCAGATAAAAGAAGCTATGGGCTTTGCTCTGGATAATGCTGATGCCGCTGGAGAG ATTGTTGAAGTTTTGACAGAGTCTTTGACTCTAAAAGAAACTCCTATTCCTACTAAAGTTGCTAGGCTCATGCTTGTCTCGGACATCCTTCACAATAGCAGTGCTCCTGTAAAAAATGCATCTGCTTATCGCACCAAATTTGAAGCAACTTTACCAGATATAGTGGAGAGCTTCAATGACTTGTATCGTAGTATATCGGGCAGGATTACTGCCGAGGCACTTAAG GAACGAGTTCTCAAGGTTCTTCAAGTATGGGCGGACTGGTTTCTCTTTTCAGATGCATATGTGAATGGATTACGTGCCACTTTTCTTAGATCCGGGAGTGGTGGGGTAGTTCCTTTTCATTCCATATGTGGTGATGCACCAGAgttagaaaagaaaataaacccTGGTGATACAAGTGATGCAATAAAGACCAATCAAGATGCAGCACTGGCAATGGGAAAGGGAGCAGCCACACAGGAACTCTTAAATCTTCCAATTGGCGAGCTTGAAAGACGCTGCAGGCATAATGGATTATCTCTTGTAGGTGGTAGAGAAACAATGGTTGCAAGATTGCTTTATCTGGAGGAGGCAGAAAAACAGAGGGGCTATGAACTAAACGATGACTTGAAATATGCTCAGATTCATTCAAGTTCTGGTAGGTATGCAGGTGGGCAGAAAGAAACAATTACTGAGATGGAGTCTGCGGGGTCTTCAGCATTGATTCGTAACAGGGTAGATGAGTTGCCATCACAAGGTAAAGGATCTGGTATATTGGCTCCTACCATTCCCATACCGCAACCTGAATTAAGAGCGTTTACAGATAAAGGTAGAAATGAACCCATGCTAACAGCCTCTAAGTGGGCAAGAGATGACGATGAAAGGGACGACGAACAGAATACAAGTACTAGGGATCTTGGGCTAACATATTCATCTTCTGGGAGTGAGAATGCTAATGATGAGATTCACAAGTCTGTTGAGGTGGACATGACAACTGATGCAAGTGTTCTGGTGCATCCTGATACTGGGATTACTGAAGAACAAAG ACAAATATTAAGACGTATTGAAGTTTCTTTAATTGAGTATCGGGAATCCCTTGAGGATCGGGGAATAAAAGATGTCGCGGAAATCGAGAAGAAGGTCGCAATCCATCGAAAGCATCTGGAGTCGGAATTTGGATTAGTACATTCTAATGAAAATGCTCCAATCAGCA AAAAACCATCGTCAGATAGAAGGGAGAGACGAGATGAGTCTCGTGAATCATCAAGAAAGCGTACTCGCAGTCATAGCAGAAGCAGAAGCCCTCAGCGAAAATCAAGTAGAGACAAGGAAAGGGAAAATGAGGGTGACAGAGATAAAGAAAGACACCGGGACAGAGCCCATGAGTTGGAAAGTGAAAGACGAAGGGATCGGGAGAAGAGTGGAAGCAGGGAAAGGGATGATGGCAGGGACAAGGGTCGAGAAAGAGACAGGGATAGAAGGAGAAGAATGAAATGA
- the LOC108203683 gene encoding protein RRC1 isoform X2: MATKGKDFEKKKEDERPKEKEKGKSRNIDHFMEELKHEQEMRERRNQEREHWRDGRHTDNSSLSSRFDELPDDFDPSGKPGSFDDGDPQTTNLYVGNLAPQVDESFLLRTFGRFGPIASVKIMWPRTEEERRRQRNCGFVAFMNRADGQAAKDEMQGVIVYEYELKIGWGKSVSLPSQALPAPPPGHMAIRSKEGATVILSGPSGPPVTSVPSQNSELVLTPNVPDIKVTLPEDDHLRHVIDTMALYILDGGCAFEQAIMERGRGNPLFSFLFELGSKEHTYYVWRLYSFAQGDTLQRWRTEPFIMITGSGRWIPPPLPIAKSPELEKESGSTYAAGRSRRIEPERTLTDSQRDEFEDMLRALTLERSQIKEAMGFALDNADAAGEIVEVLTESLTLKETPIPTKVARLMLVSDILHNSSAPVKNASAYRTKFEATLPDIVESFNDLYRSISGRITAEALKERVLKVLQVWADWFLFSDAYVNGLRATFLRSGSGGVVPFHSICGDAPELEKKINPGDTSDAIKTNQDAALAMGKGAATQELLNLPIGELERRCRHNGLSLVGGRETMVARLLYLEEAEKQRGYELNDDLKYAQIHSSSGRYAGGQKETITEMESAGSSALIRNRVDELPSQGKGSGILAPTIPIPQPELRAFTDKGRNEPMLTASKWARDDDERDDEQNTSTRDLGLTYSSSGSENANDEIHKSVEVDMTTDASVLVHPDTGITEEQRQILRRIEVSLIEYRESLEDRGIKDVAEIEKKVAIHRKHLESEFGLVHSNENAPISKKPSSDRRERRDESRESSRKRTRSHSRSRSPQRKSSRDKERENEGDRDKERHRDRAHELESERRRDREKSGSRERDDGRDKGRERDRDRRRRMK; the protein is encoded by the exons ATGGCAACCAAGGGAAAAGATTTTGAGAAAAAG AAGGAGGATGAGAGGCCTAAGGAAAAAGAGAAAGGGAAATCTCGGAATATTGATCATTTTATGGAAGAATTAAAGCACGAGCAAGAAATGAGGGAACGGCGCAACCAAGAGCGTGAACACTGGCGTGATGGTCGTCATACTGATAACTCTTCT CTGTCCAGCAGATTTGATGAGCTGCCTGATGATTTTGATCCCAGTGGTAAGCCTGGCTCATTTGATGATGGAGATCCACAAACAACAAATCTATATGTGGGGAATCTTGCGCCCCAG GTAGATGAGAGTTTTCTTCTCCGTACTTTTGGAAGATTTGGACCTATTGCCAGTGTGAAAATAATGTGGCCCAGAACAGAAGAGGAACGTAGACGACAAAGAAACTGTGGGTTTGTAGCTTTTATGAACAGAGCGGATGGACAGGCTGCTAAAGATGAGATGCAAG GGGTTATTGTTTATGAATATGAGTTAAAGATTGGGTGGGGCAAATCTGTTTCCCTTCCATCACAAGCGCTGCCTGCTCCACCTCCAGGACATATGGCTATCAGGAGTAAAGAG GGTGCAACTGTCATCTTATCTGGTCCATCCGGCCCTCCTGTGACTTCAGTACCGAGCCAGAACTCTGAATTG GTTCTTACTCCTAATGTGCCAGATATAAAGGTTACTCTTCCTGAAGATGATCATCTTCGCCATGTAATCGATACAATGGCTCTCTACATTCTGGATGGAGGTTGCGCTTTTGAGCAAGCTATTATGGAGAGAGGCCGCGGAAATCCTCTTTTCtcgtttttgtttgaacttGGATCGAAGGAGCATACCTACTATGTCTGGAGGTTGTACTCCTTTGCGCAG GGTGATACACTTCAGCGCTGGCGAACTGAGCCTTTTATCATGATAACCGGTAGCGGGAG atgGATTCCCCCTCCTCTGCCAATTGCTAAAAGCCCAGAGCTTGAAAAGGAGTCTGGATCTACATATGCTGCTGGTAGAAGCAGG CGTATAGAGCCCGAACGGACACTTACTGATTCTCAAAGAGATGAATTTGAAGATATGCTGCGGGCCTTGACTTTAGAAAGAAGTCAGATAAAAGAAGCTATGGGCTTTGCTCTGGATAATGCTGATGCCGCTGGAGAG ATTGTTGAAGTTTTGACAGAGTCTTTGACTCTAAAAGAAACTCCTATTCCTACTAAAGTTGCTAGGCTCATGCTTGTCTCGGACATCCTTCACAATAGCAGTGCTCCTGTAAAAAATGCATCTGCTTATCGCACCAAATTTGAAGCAACTTTACCAGATATAGTGGAGAGCTTCAATGACTTGTATCGTAGTATATCGGGCAGGATTACTGCCGAGGCACTTAAG GAACGAGTTCTCAAGGTTCTTCAAGTATGGGCGGACTGGTTTCTCTTTTCAGATGCATATGTGAATGGATTACGTGCCACTTTTCTTAGATCCGGGAGTGGTGGGGTAGTTCCTTTTCATTCCATATGTGGTGATGCACCAGAgttagaaaagaaaataaacccTGGTGATACAAGTGATGCAATAAAGACCAATCAAGATGCAGCACTGGCAATGGGAAAGGGAGCAGCCACACAGGAACTCTTAAATCTTCCAATTGGCGAGCTTGAAAGACGCTGCAGGCATAATGGATTATCTCTTGTAGGTGGTAGAGAAACAATGGTTGCAAGATTGCTTTATCTGGAGGAGGCAGAAAAACAGAGGGGCTATGAACTAAACGATGACTTGAAATATGCTCAGATTCATTCAAGTTCTGGTAGGTATGCAGGTGGGCAGAAAGAAACAATTACTGAGATGGAGTCTGCGGGGTCTTCAGCATTGATTCGTAACAGGGTAGATGAGTTGCCATCACAAGGTAAAGGATCTGGTATATTGGCTCCTACCATTCCCATACCGCAACCTGAATTAAGAGCGTTTACAGATAAAGGTAGAAATGAACCCATGCTAACAGCCTCTAAGTGGGCAAGAGATGACGATGAAAGGGACGACGAACAGAATACAAGTACTAGGGATCTTGGGCTAACATATTCATCTTCTGGGAGTGAGAATGCTAATGATGAGATTCACAAGTCTGTTGAGGTGGACATGACAACTGATGCAAGTGTTCTGGTGCATCCTGATACTGGGATTACTGAAGAACAAAG ACAAATATTAAGACGTATTGAAGTTTCTTTAATTGAGTATCGGGAATCCCTTGAGGATCGGGGAATAAAAGATGTCGCGGAAATCGAGAAGAAGGTCGCAATCCATCGAAAGCATCTGGAGTCGGAATTTGGATTAGTACATTCTAATGAAAATGCTCCAATCAGCA AAAAACCATCGTCAGATAGAAGGGAGAGACGAGATGAGTCTCGTGAATCATCAAGAAAGCGTACTCGCAGTCATAGCAGAAGCAGAAGCCCTCAGCGAAAATCAAGTAGAGACAAGGAAAGGGAAAATGAGGGTGACAGAGATAAAGAAAGACACCGGGACAGAGCCCATGAGTTGGAAAGTGAAAGACGAAGGGATCGGGAGAAGAGTGGAAGCAGGGAAAGGGATGATGGCAGGGACAAGGGTCGAGAAAGAGACAGGGATAGAAGGAGAAGAATGAAATGA